A single window of Aspergillus puulaauensis MK2 DNA, chromosome 5, nearly complete sequence DNA harbors:
- a CDS encoding putative G-patch domain protein (COG:A;~EggNog:ENOG410PHY6;~InterPro:IPR011666,IPR000467;~PFAM:PF07713;~go_function: GO:0003676 - nucleic acid binding [Evidence IEA];~go_process: GO:0006397 - mRNA processing [Evidence IEA]) yields the protein MASKRTRAAFEADLQAQQSPYAFFGTPLPPLDESTRDDGSYVPVWKQEVTDDRGRKRLHGAFTGGFSAGYFNTAGSKEGWTPSTFVSSRQNRAKDAPKQRAEDFMDEDDIREAEEARNLQTNEDFSGFGSTATDATRRGGLMDIFKVSGETIGVKLLKKMGWRDGQGIGPKVRRKADLGDGKAHPGDGADKTYLFAPENPPMVAFVRKTDHKGLGFDGEARLSSHQEEREGSDEDADSFFGRRLNTNKPKQPNPQKPRRGAFGVGVLNDTGSDDEDPYSLGPRISYNRTLGGDKKKKTKTKATDDAKSALGSSNPLLSTKPVFIPKKTIAAKGAAGFRKCHDGRLPLDGFLLAEGISNLSLSSDKKYAPPAIPKDWKSKKAPFKQRDASDYVSPAEAAKASTLDPVSRAALLGEDQLPAKSIFDWMTPEGREKIAKLTGQANLPPALGEKAPKGYELSDSQRQKQLWDLVPKLDKLVAVQALTRAASGWMPYSDDEAKRARYRTFLEIRAGLRDTLPERVSGSSTDEWITELDEFSRAAEVFKPVSGVMASRFTSASSGPKGASDESESDANTPLLSKPSEKPEDPAIAAAKIGMFGPMTRTTVSFYPTRLLCKRFNIKPPSHVQVDPGEPSGGSSASAGGRFQSAGYQTDTRPRELVSQDAMNQLMLAAGGGGALVPSRGDSASPMHAAPTPTPQQAPVVIEADRNEALEAERPGEAVFKAIFGSDDEDEEE from the exons ATGGCTAGCAAAAGAACGCGCGCGGCTTTCGAAGCCGACCTCCAGGCCCAGCAATCGCCCTACGCCTTCTTTGGAACTCCTCTTCCGCCCCTTGATGAAAGTACTCGAGACGATGGATCGTACGTGCCAGTATGGAAGCAGGAGGTGACAGATGACCGGGGAAGGAAACGCCTACATGGCGCCTTCACCGGTGGATTCAGTGCCGG GTATTTCAACACTGCCGGGTCGAAAGAGGGATGGACACCTTCGACATTTGTGTCTTCGCGTCAAAATCGAGCAAAGGATGCACCGAAACAGCGAGCGGAGGACTttatggatgaggatgatattcgagaggcagaagaggcgCGGAACCTACAAACGAACGAAGACTTCTCAGGATTTGGTTCCACGGCTACGGACGCAACGCGCCGTGGTGGGCTAatggatatcttcaaggTGTCGGGTGAAACTATTGGCGTGAAActtctgaagaagatgggatggAGGGACGGACAAGGTATTGGTCCAAAAGTGAGACGGAAAGCCGATTTGGGAGACGGAAAAGCCCACCCAGGCGATGGGGCGGACAAAACGTATCTGTTTGCACCGGAGAACCCGCCGATGGTTGCGTTTGTACGCAAGACCGACCATAAAGGACTGGGGTTTGACGGTGAAGCTCGTCTTAGCTCCCATCAGGAAGAGCGCGAAGGAtctgatgaagatgccgattCTTTCTTCGGACGGCggctcaacaccaacaaaccaaagcaacccaacccccagaaacctcgacgaggagctttTGGCGTTGGTGTACTCAATGATACGGGCTCAGATGATGAGGACCCTTACTCTCTTGGTCCACGGATTTCATATAACCGCACTCTTGGTGGTgataaaaagaagaaaaccaaaACGAAAGCTACAGACGACGCGAAATCTGCCTTGGGGTCGTCGAACCCTCTCTTAAGCACCAAGCCGGTCTTTATCCCTAAGAAGACAATTGCCGCCAAAGGCGCTGCTGGCTTCAGAAAATGCCATGATGGCCGCTTGCCGCTTGATGGATTTCTACTGGCGGAGGGTATATCGAACCTCTCGCTATCCTCGGACAAGAAATATGCCCCGCCAGCGATACCCAAAGACTGGAAGTCTAAGAAGGCGCCTTTCAAACAGCGCGATGCCTCTGATTACGTGTCTCCTGCGGAGGCAGCCAAAGCCTCAACTCTAGATCCAGTATCGCGGGCAGCACTTTTGGGAGAAGACCAATTACCAGCAAAGTCTATATTTGACTGGATGACTCCCGAAGGCCGGGAAAAAATTGCGAAGCTTACAGGCCAAGCGAATCTACCACCGGCATTAGGTGAAAAGGCCCCAAAGGGCTATGAACTTTCGGATTCACAAAGGCAAAAACAACTATGGGATCTTGTACCCAAGCTAGATAAACTAGTGGCCGTGCAAGCTCTTACGCGCGCCGCCAGTGGCTGGATGCCGTACTCGGATGACGAGGCTAAACGGGCCCGCTACCGGACGTTTCTTGAAATCCGAGCTGGTCTTCGCGACACTCTCCCAGAGCGTGTGTCAGGCTCTAGTACTGATGAGTGGATTACAGAGCTCGACGAATTTTCTCGAGCGGCGGAGGTCTTCAAGCCTGTGTCCGGAGTGATGGCATCGCGATTTACATCCGCCTCTTCCGGCCCAAAGGGAGCATCGGATGAATCAGAGTCTGACGCGAATACGCCATTACTCAGTAAGCCCAGCGAAAAGCCTGAGGACCCAGCGATAGCGGCTGCAAAAATTGGCATGTTCGGGCCGATGACACGCACCACGGTCTCGTTTTACCCCACCCGTTTATTGTGCAAGCGGTTCAACATCAAACCTCCCAGCCATGTGCAGGTTGACCCGGGAGAGCCTTCCGGTGGATCTTCCGCATCGGCCGGAGGTCGCTTCCAGTCCGCAGGATACCAGACAGACACCCGGCCGCGAGAACTCGTGTCGCAAGATGCCATGAATCAGCTTATGCTAGCGGCTGGTGGGGGCGGAGCTCTGGTCCCGTCGCGTGGAGACTCTGCGTCGCCGATGCACGCAGCCCCAACGCCGACGCCCCAACAGGCGCCTG
- the kin1 gene encoding putative serine/threonine protein kinase Kin1 (COG:T;~EggNog:ENOG410PFZJ;~InterPro:IPR017441,IPR008271,IPR001772,IPR028375, IPR000719,IPR011009;~PFAM:PF07714,PF02149,PF00069;~go_function: GO:0004672 - protein kinase activity [Evidence IEA];~go_function: GO:0005524 - ATP binding [Evidence IEA];~go_process: GO:0006468 - protein phosphorylation [Evidence IEA]) codes for MSAAAPSAVHRSHSTSSRPPSYGTATADIPHRTRSVAVRPATASQPSPVHHNHSHNRHSYSKSQSYDRRPPSNNHAAFDNIARRDFESSRGSQHSSRRDSSRERSQERPTSAYRTDPSSTKPKRNLSVRSHQRDSIDMASAGPRVADGGAGHSQPTSGHHLHTANPNQSKRRTMIATPTGQWSLGKTLGAGSMGKVKVGKHMETGEQVAIKIVPRQSTEEHRSVREAERADRSKEIRTAREAAIVSLVNHPYICGMRDVVRTNYHWYMLFELVNGGQMLDYIISHGKLKEKQARKFARQIASALDYCHRNSIVHRDLKIENILISKTGDIKIIDFGLSNLFSPRNLLKTFCGSLYFAAPELLQAKQYTGPEVDVWSFGIVLYVLVCGKVPFDDQSMPKLHAKIKQGVFEYPPGLTAECRHIISRMLVTDPKQRASLAEIMSHPWMNKGFSGVPDNHLPHREPLQLPLDPAVIDKMTGFDFGSPDYIASQLTKIIESEEYQHAVALNAREHAAPANSDKKRGVFDFYKRRNSASKDNLTAPSAEAIQLGNDPLNAYSPLLSVYYLVREKLEKEKTETNPGALGIQVTSGDALLQVPDLAAPEAAHTNQYHVPGEKDTGRRSRPRARTHGEDEVTGGMKNTNLAPGQPSHSPAASQPETPAKKESAAVGLLRRFSTRRTKDRSRDPERSRLTSPHGPSLNVQPPADSASPLSRGFSIRRNRRAEPSPTKLPTTGSQPHHQDLLKTPGSAEPASRSNKFLERSTSVSSADPRNRRTRRTDADVTNQPPQTSGSEYSGAAKDPTGREQKATTRTHATRTMSLGHARRESIQARRARRDATREANVPEETDGEISGPGAALESANEEDLSKPVYLKGLFSVSTTSSKPLAFIRSDIIRVLKQLAVEHVEIKGGFSCRHAPSIDLDKVVDNGPPSPERQGQVSSHRRRISFGGLLNHEDGREETRSSTRRRQRAPDRSFVSNSEASDEYLEGRDANLPSGERVVGETTTRVQSDTGGNLVLRFEILIVKVPLFSLHGIQFKKVSGGMWQYREMAKKILDALRL; via the exons ATGTCTGCCGCTGCGCCCTCAGCCGTCCATCGCAGCCACTCCACGTCCTCCCGGCCGCCCTCCTATGGGACTGCTACGGCTGACATCCCTCACCGGACTCGAAGTGTCGCTGTGAGGCCTGCGACCGCGTCTCAACCTTCTCCAGTGCATCACAATCACTCTCATAACCGGCATTCCTATTCCAAGTCACAGTCGTACGACCGCCGACCTCCTAGCAACAACCACGCCGCTTTCGACAACATAGCTCGTCGGGACTTCGAATCTTCCAGAGGTAGCCAGCACTCCTCCCGTCGGGATAGTTCGAGGGAGCGCTCCCAGGAGCGCCCGACGAGCGCATACCGTACCGATCCATCCTCGACAAAACCCAAGAGAAACCTCTCAGTAAGAAGCCATCAGCGGGACAGTATAGACATGGCTTCTGCAGGGCCCAGGGTCGCGGACGGGGGCGCAGGCCATTCCCAACCTACTTCCGGCCACCATCTACATACAGCGAACCCCAATCAGTCGAAGCGCCGCACAATGATCGCAACCCCAACAGGCCAGTGGTCATTAGGTAAGACATTGGGGGCTGGTAGTATGGGCAAGGTCAAAGTGGGGAAACACATGGAAACTGGGGAACAG GTTGCTATCAAGATCGTGCCTAGACAGTCAACGGAAGAACATCGGAGCGTACGTGAGGCCGAAAGGGCAGACCGTTCAAAGGAGATTCGAACTGCTCGCGAGGCAGCCATTGTCAGTCTCGTGAATCACCCGTATATATGCGGCATGCGCGATGTGGTACGGACCAATTACCACTGGTATATGCTTTTCGAGCTTGTCAACGGTGGTCAAATGTTGGACTACATCATCTCTCACGGCAAGCTGAAAGAAAAGCAGGCGAGGAAATTCGCACGCCAAATCGCCAGTGCGCTGGATTACTGCCACCGCAATAGCATTGTGCACCGGGATTTGAAAATCGAAAATATCCTCATCAGCAAGACCGGCGACATCAAAATCATTGATTTTGGTCTTAGTAACCTTTTCTCCCCGCGAAACTTGCTTAAGACATTTTGCGGCAGTCTTTACTTTGCCGCTCCCGAGCTGCTCCAGGCAAAACAGTACACTGGTCCAGAAGTGGATGTCTGGAGTTTTGGGATTGTGCTCTACGTTTTGGTGTGCGGGAAAGTCCCGTTCGATGACCAAAGCATGCCAAAACTCCATGCAAAGATCAAGCAAGGAGTGTTCGAATACCCTCCTGGTCTTACTGCTG AATGCCGCCATATCATTTCGCGCATGCTGGTAACCGATCCCAAGCAACGTGCAAGTCTGGCCGAGATTATGAGCCACCCTTGGATGAACAAAGGCTTTAGCGGAGTCCCAGATAACCACCTCCCACACCGGGAGCCTTTGCAGCTTCCATTGGACCCCGCGGTGATCGATAAGATGACTGGATTCGACTTCGGATCCCCAGACTACATTGCCTCGCAGCTCACCAAAATCATAGAGTCCGAGGAGTATCAGCATGCGGTTGCGCTCAATGCGCGTGAACATGCCGCTCCCGCAAACAGTGATAAGAAGCGCGGCGTCTTTGACTTTTACAAGCGCCGAAACTCGGCCAGCAAAGATAATCTTACAGCGCCTTCAGCAGAAGCTATCCAGCTTGGAAATGACCCATTGAATGCCTACAGTCCATTATTATCTGTATATTATCTCGTCAGAGAAAagctggagaaagaaaagaccgAGACCAACCCGGGTGCCCTCGGCATTCAAGTAACCAGTGGCGATGCGCTGCTTCAGGTACCTGATCTAGCAGCCCCAGAAGCTGCCCATACCAACCAGTACCATGTCCCCGGAGAGAAAGATACGGGAAGGCGGTCGCGCCCACGCGCCCGGACccatggtgaagatgaggttACGGGGGGCATGAAGAACACCAACCTCGCGCCGGGACAACCCTCCCACAGCCCCGCTGCGTCCCAGCCAGAAACTCCAGCGAAGAAAGAGAGTGCCGCTGTTGGTCTTCTGAGGCGCTTTAGTACACGGAGGACGAAGGATCGTAGCCGTGACCCCGAACGGTCAAGGCTTACAAGCCCTCATGGGCCATCTCTCAATGTGCAGCCGCCGGCCGACTCTGCCTCTCCTCTCTCGAGGGGATTTAGCATACGGAGAAACCGCCGTGCGGAACCTTCCCCAACAAAACTTCCAACAACAGGCAGTCAACCTCACCATCAGGACCTCCTCAAGACTCCTGGATCGGCAGAGCCGGCCTCACGATCCAACAAGTTCCTCGAGAGGTCGACTAGCGTTAGCTCAGCCGATCCGCGAAACCGACGGACGCGCCGAACCGATGCGGATGTGACCAACCAGCCGCCGCAAACGAGTGGATCAGAATACTCAGGCGCCGCAAAGGACCCTACCGGACGGGAACAGAAAGCGACGACCCGTACGCACGCCACCCGGACAATGTCTCTTGGCCATGCCCGTCGTGAAAGTATCCAGGCTCGACGGGCTCGGCGAGACGCTACGAGGGAAGCCAATGTTCCCGAGGAAACTGACGGAGAAATTTCTGGACCGGGAGCTGCCTTGGAGAGTGCGAATGAAGAAGACCTATCCAAGCCAGTCTATCTTAAGGGCCTCTTTAGTGTTTCAACTACTAGCAGCAAGCCCCTGGCTTTTATTCGCTCCGACATTATTCGGGTCTTGAAACAACTTGCTGTTGAGCATGTGGAGATAAAGGGCGGCTTTAGCTGTCGTCATGCGCCTAGTATTGATCTGGACAAGGTAGTCGACAATGGGCCTCCAAGCCCTGAACGACAAGGCCAGGTCTCCAGCCACCGTCGCCGGATTAGTTTCGGGGGTCTATTGAACCATGAGGATGGTCGTGAGGAGACTCGAAGCTCAAcgcgccgccgccagcgGGCGCCGGACCGCAGCTTCGTCTCAAACTCAGAAGCTTCAGATGAATATCTTGAAGGCCGTGATGCCAATCTACCCAGTGGAGAACGTGTTGTTGGAGAGACAACCACCCGAGTGCAAAGCGACACGGGTGGGAACCTTGTTCTCCGGTTCGAGATACTCATCGTTAAGGTGCCGTTGTTCTCGCTCCACGGCATCCAGTTCAAGAAGGTGTCCGGAGGTATGTGGCAGTATCGGGAGATGGCGAAAAAGATCCTGGACGCTCTACGGCTTTAA